The Streptococcus respiraculi sequence TTATGAACCAGGTGGCAAAAGAGACCGACTTTCTTGTCATGGATGAAACAGGTTTTCAGTTTACAACGGAGCAAATGGCGTCTATTTTTGAACAGAGTTTTGGCAGTTCAAACCAACTTCACCTTCTTGCCTTATATGGGGAAGAGGTGATTGGAGCAGTCACTGTTCGCGCTTCAAAGCAGTACCGAATCAGTCACATTGGCAATGTCTTTATCGCTTTACGAAAAGACTATTGGGGGCACGGTATCGGACGTATTTTACTAGAAGAAGTGATTGAATGGGCAAAA is a genomic window containing:
- a CDS encoding GNAT family N-acetyltransferase, with the protein product MAQVEKEIFFAEAEGSHAAAFIDFMNQVAKETDFLVMDETGFQFTTEQMASIFEQSFGSSNQLHLLALYGEEVIGAVTVRASKQYRISHIGNVFIALRKDYWGHGIGRILLEEVIEWAKSYDIIKRLELTVQVRNDRAVALYQKMGFDIEGTQKWGARTDEGEWLDLYYMGKLIDDNEYW